Proteins from a single region of Candidatus Wallbacteria bacterium:
- a CDS encoding C1 family peptidase: protein MIRLHAAVLILLIFVSSNLYAAESDRLRTDAEKQAVFDQAVIDAEKCGNSFSVSYDSVPDFLVDEKNTLALRKPTVEELKKSAATLVRLTKGMGRVDVPKAFSWQDQGKVTSVKYQGQYGTCWSFANIGVIESLVNINLGNEEDLSEQDLINLADSELNNASNTYNYYCSETHPSVLLIKYGAAFESDCPYQGDPQEPGNPDRKYRISISFYVWMTDETALNAWADYLGDSTLKDPQAMIKYSLKKFGPMETCVDGKCDGFQAYSSGVLNTQPGDDPWSGNHAVMLVGWDDAKQAWRIKNSWGTQWGEKGYAWIGYGCCNILKYAVIQIYKQ from the coding sequence ATGATAAGATTACATGCAGCCGTCTTGATTCTTCTCATCTTCGTCAGTTCAAACCTTTACGCAGCAGAATCCGATCGACTCAGAACAGATGCGGAAAAACAGGCGGTCTTTGACCAGGCTGTGATCGATGCCGAAAAATGCGGGAACAGCTTTTCTGTTTCGTATGACTCTGTGCCGGATTTCCTGGTGGATGAGAAAAACACGCTGGCGCTCAGGAAGCCAACTGTGGAAGAGCTGAAAAAGAGCGCAGCGACTCTGGTCCGGCTTACAAAGGGCATGGGGAGAGTTGATGTCCCCAAGGCGTTCAGCTGGCAGGATCAGGGGAAGGTCACATCAGTCAAGTATCAGGGCCAGTATGGGACCTGCTGGTCTTTTGCCAATATCGGTGTAATCGAGTCTCTTGTGAACATCAATCTCGGAAATGAGGAAGACCTTTCTGAGCAGGACCTGATCAATCTGGCTGATTCTGAGTTGAATAATGCCAGCAACACTTACAACTATTATTGCTCCGAGACCCATCCCTCTGTATTGCTGATCAAATATGGCGCTGCATTCGAATCCGACTGCCCGTATCAAGGAGATCCGCAGGAGCCTGGTAATCCGGACAGGAAATACAGAATTTCGATAAGTTTTTATGTCTGGATGACAGATGAGACCGCCTTGAACGCATGGGCTGATTATCTTGGCGATTCCACGCTGAAAGATCCTCAGGCCATGATCAAATACTCGCTCAAGAAATTCGGGCCGATGGAGACCTGCGTGGACGGTAAATGCGATGGATTCCAGGCCTATTCAAGCGGGGTTCTGAACACCCAGCCCGGCGATGACCCCTGGTCAGGAAATCATGCGGTAATGCTCGTAGGCTGGGATGATGCTAAACAGGCCTGGAGAATCAAGAATTCATGGGGGACGCAGTGGGGAGAGAAAGGATATGCCTGGATCGGTTATGGATGCTGCAACATCCTCAAATACGCCGTCATCCAGATCTATAAACAATGA
- a CDS encoding RNA polymerase sigma factor, with the protein MIRKKSAVTISMVMTTGCEADDKDIQECLSGNKLAYARIVRRYEADIARQMWRFTRNIYEHEELVQEVFVQAWRSLPSYRADAPLLHWLRKIATRTAYRFWKRKARERKQMADLPDFDAAMISAPEELSASESADLLYCLLERLPVRERTVLTLHYFEDLPFPEVAQRLGWSHILVKVTAYRARKKLQEQLERAGFGRKHEQNG; encoded by the coding sequence ATGATAAGAAAAAAATCGGCCGTGACGATAAGTATGGTGATGACCACAGGTTGCGAAGCTGATGATAAGGATATACAAGAATGCCTTTCAGGCAATAAACTGGCCTATGCCAGGATTGTCAGGCGATACGAGGCGGATATAGCCAGACAGATGTGGCGGTTCACCAGGAACATATACGAACATGAGGAACTGGTGCAGGAAGTGTTCGTGCAGGCCTGGCGGAGCCTGCCGAGTTACAGGGCTGATGCGCCTCTGCTGCACTGGTTGCGCAAGATCGCCACCAGAACCGCCTACCGATTCTGGAAGAGGAAGGCCAGGGAGCGAAAGCAGATGGCGGACCTTCCGGACTTCGACGCCGCAATGATTTCTGCCCCGGAAGAGCTTTCCGCGTCAGAGAGCGCGGATCTGCTCTACTGCCTGCTGGAGCGACTGCCCGTAAGGGAAAGGACTGTACTCACGCTCCATTATTTCGAGGACCTGCCCTTCCCTGAGGTGGCGCAACGGCTCGGCTGGTCTCACATCCTGGTAAAAGTTACTGCCTACAGAGCCAGAAAAAAACTCCAGGAACAACTGGAGAGAGCGGGATTCGGGAGGAAACATGAACAAAACGGATGA